In the Methanosphaera stadtmanae DSM 3091 genome, TTTCAAGAAAAGATAGAACAAGAGTATGGAACTACATATAAACATACATCAGAAGAGATAGAGAATGCTATTGCAAATTACATCAATAAAGATATTCAAGATATTGAAAAAACAAAAACAATTATTCAAAATCTAAAATATGAAAATGAAAGTTTAAAAAGTGAAAATACAAGCCTAACAAAAGAAATTAAAAGTATTACAACAGAACATTTAAAATTAACTAATGAAAATAAAAAACATACATCTACAATAGATACACAAAAAAGTAGTATAGAATTACTTGAAAGTAAGAATTTGAATTTAGAAAATAAAATACAACAACTCGAAATAGAATTAAATCGTGTGAATTCTTTAAATAATGATAATGTTGAAGAAATTAAAATTTTAAAAGAAAATAATAAAGTTTTAGAAGAAAAATATATTGAACAAGTTGAAACAACAAATAAACAAGTGCAAGAGAATACTAAAATTAAAAATAAACGAGAACATGCACAAGAAAGACTAAATAAAACACAAGACGAACTAAATGAAACTCTAAAAAGACTTGAAAAATATAGTTATGCCATAGGTCAAGTTCAACATATGAATATTATTGATAGAATTCTTAACAGACTACCTCAACAAGTAAAGGAATTACAAGCTGCAACTTATGAGAAAAAAGAATAGAAATATCCTATCATTCTTTAATATACATTATAGGATATTCTAATTCTTCATCATAGGATATGCATGTAGAAATAACATCACTTCCCACATTCGTAGTTAATGTTACCTCAAGCATTGAACCCTCAAGAGATGTGTAGTTCATAGATCCACATGCATCTTTAATTAAATTCTTATTTAAAGAAACCTTCACATCTATAATTGCTGGTTGTAATAGTATACTTTCTTCTATAGCTTTTTCCAAACTACTACAGCTTTCAATATTAACTGGTGTTCCAACAAATTGATGATATAATGCACCCATACTAATACCACCCTCAAATATGGCTCTTTCCCTATTGGATAAATTTCTAAAATAATATTCTTCTTTCATAGACATACCTCATTATATCATATATCATGTTACATTTTTAAATCTACCCATAATGGAGCATTATATGTTGGAATTGTTAAGATAATATTATCCATATTTGATATAACAGCTACTACAGAATCTCTTGGAATTTCAACCATTATAATATATTCAACATCCAAATTTCCAAGATTGGAAGTCCTCTCATAATCAGATAAACGAGTACCATACTCTGTTAATAATAGATTTAATTGAGATTCATCAAGAACTCCAATAGCCTTTGATGATAACACTTCTTCAACCTCAATCACGTTCTTTTGTGATAAATTTCTCATATTAGGATATTCATCAAGTTCCATATTATAATTAATTACTCCAGAATCCTTAGATCTAAGTATTGATACTATTCTTGCCCCTCCAACAAGTTTATTAGTCTTTCTATTAGTAGATATATTATCTGTATTGTTTAGATATTCTTCTGAATCAGTATCTATAATATTATTATATATATCAACAACATCACCCACATTCAATAAACCACTGGCTGCCTGTTTTCTATTTATACTTAATGGAACTATCACAGAGTCAACCTTATGAATAGAAATACCAGTTAATGATTTTTCTGAATTAACATAAGTTGTTGCATTATCTACAGACATTATATTTTTTGTATCATTAACATCCACTTCCACTCTATCATATTTATCTTTAAATTCATTTATTTGAGAATGTAGTTGATTTTTTAGTATAGGATATGCTAATGCTTCAACATCAATAGATTCAACTGCATCTTGCGTAGTTGCCGAATTGATTTGGGCTATTATTGAATGTTTAGCTTGAATATTTTCTGTATTATTTTTAAAAATTGTATTTACTTCATTAATTTTAATAGTCTTTTTTGTGTTTAACTCCTCTATTGAAGGACTAAATACTAGAAAATAATAACATATCGCAAAGATTATTAAAACCACAAAAGAAAGTACAACAATACCTGTTAAAAGTTCTCTATTTTCTTTTTGATAATATTGTCTATGTCTTTTATGAGACAATGTATTGTTGTTTGGCTCTAATGAATCTTTTAAATCATTGAATAAATTTTTAGAATTATATTTTAAGTAATTGATTATTTTTTTCATAACTTATCTTTGTATATATTGAAAAAATAATACTTATAAAAAAAAGAAGTAAAGGATTTATTTATTTTTTATGTAAATCCTTTTTAGATTTAGATGAATTTCTTGTTATAGTACTTATATCATCTATTACATTATTATTTACTTTTAATTTAGATATGGAATAATTATTAGCAGGTATGAAATTGTATATTGTAAGTCCAAATATGTATATCAATACTAATACTAGTAATATGTATGATGGAATTGAATGTAGTGCCTCATTGATATTTGGTATAATACATAATATTGTTAAGATTCCAGTTAATACAATAACCTTCATATCCCTTACTTTTGGATATTCAATACTTGATATCATAAGTAGAGATATTATAATTGTTAGTATAAA is a window encoding:
- a CDS encoding dihydroneopterin aldolase family protein, giving the protein MKEEYYFRNLSNRERAIFEGGISMGALYHQFVGTPVNIESCSSLEKAIEESILLQPAIIDVKVSLNKNLIKDACGSMNYTSLEGSMLEVTLTTNVGSDVISTCISYDEELEYPIMYIKE
- a CDS encoding DUF515 domain-containing protein, with protein sequence MKKIINYLKYNSKNLFNDLKDSLEPNNNTLSHKRHRQYYQKENRELLTGIVVLSFVVLIIFAICYYFLVFSPSIEELNTKKTIKINEVNTIFKNNTENIQAKHSIIAQINSATTQDAVESIDVEALAYPILKNQLHSQINEFKDKYDRVEVDVNDTKNIMSVDNATTYVNSEKSLTGISIHKVDSVIVPLSINRKQAASGLLNVGDVVDIYNNIIDTDSEEYLNNTDNISTNRKTNKLVGGARIVSILRSKDSGVINYNMELDEYPNMRNLSQKNVIEVEEVLSSKAIGVLDESQLNLLLTEYGTRLSDYERTSNLGNLDVEYIIMVEIPRDSVVAVISNMDNIILTIPTYNAPLWVDLKM